The following nucleotide sequence is from Bacteroidota bacterium.
CTTCGGCCGCGAAAAGCTCGATTGGATGAACGCGGAGTACATCCGCAAGAAATCACCTGCGGATCTGCTCGCACTCGTGAGGCCGCTTGCTGCGGCGCGCGGCTATGCCGTTTCCGATGAGTATCTTTCCAAGGTAATCGCGCTGATGCTCGAGCGTGTGCGCTCGGTCAACGACTTTGTGGACTTTGCTTCCTACTTCTTCATGGCTCCGACAGAGTTCGATGAGAAGTCGCGCGCGAAGAACTGGAATGCCGAGGCCAAGCAGCGGCTTGCGGATATCCTGCCGACGCTCAAGGCACTCCCCGAGTGGACCCACACAGCCATCGAGCAGACGGTACGTTCATACGCCGAAGCAAACGGCATATCGGCAGGCAAACTCATCCATCCATTGCGGCTCGCTTCTAGCGGCGTCGGTATGGGCCCAAGCCTCTTCGAGATGCTCGAAACCATCGGGCAAGCGGAGGTGTGCAGTAGGATCGAGTATGCACTGGCGAATCTAGATTAGCATCCTTCATCGTAGGGGCGAGGCATGCCTCGCCCGTTCTTCCGTCTAGCACTGCTGCTCGGTGGCGTACATCGGATCGTCCCGCCACCGTTGCGGATTCTCCTCAATGTAGCGCCTGGCTGCGAGCAACTCTTGTTCGTCTCTGACGATCCGTTCGTAGAATCCCCTTTGCCAGACTATCTCATCGCTTCCGCTCCTCTGTGCTTGGCGGTAGATCTTCGAGGCAGCGGATTTCAATGACCCGACGATGGAAGAGAGCGATGCGCTTCTTGACCCATGCCCTCGACTATCTTCAGGCGATTCGGTGCCATCCCATGTGTCGATATGGATCAAGCCGTGAATATGATTTGGCATGACCACGAACGAGTCCAGTCGAATGGTTGGGAAGTGTGTTGGCAATGAATGCCAAGCGATCTCAATGGCTTCGCCGATCGGTAACAACCGGACACAGAAAGGCTCTATGGTGCAAAAGCGCGGCTTCTTTTTGTGCGAACACACGGTGACAAAGTATGTCCCAGGTCGCTGATAATTGTAGTGTTGGAGTCTCGGGGACTTCCGTTGAGGATATCGCTGTTCCATCGCATCTCATGTTGACGAAAGGCGGTCGAGGCATGCCTCGACCCTACGAAACACGGGGTAGTTACCCCAAAAACTTATTCCTCGCCGCCTGCAATTCTTTGATCAGGTATTCTAATCGCGCATCGCCGCTGCCTTGGCCGAGCGGGAAATAGAACTTCGTTGTCTCGATAATGTACTTGATGGGGTTCTTCTTGACGTTGAAGGCGAGGCAGCGGAAGGAGTCAAGACGGTCGCAGAGCTTGAGGATCTTGGCATCGACGCTGGCGGCTTTGATGCGGTCGACATACTCTTTCTCGAGCATCTCGCGCATCATGCCTTCGGCTTTGATATCTTTCGTCAGTAGTTGCACCAGTTGGCTGCAATATTCGCCGAAGTTGTACTTGATGACGTCGCCGGTGATTACTAGTGAATCCTCGAGCACGTCGTGTAACAGTGCTGCGCAGATGACCTGAATATCTTTGATCTCCAGCTCCAGGATCACGATCTTTGCGACGCGGCTGGGGTGCCAGAAGTAGGGAGTACCGTCGTGTCGCTTCTGGCCTTCGTGGACGCTTTCGGCCATATCATAGGCGCCGACGGCGAGATTCACATCGGTTGCCGCAAAACCACGCTCCAACAGGAGCATCTCCATTTCGGAGCGCTTGAGGTAGGTCTGGTTGTATTTGAATTCCTCAAGATGCACTCCTACAAAGATACAACATGTTGCGCCAGGGGCTGGGGCAGTAGTCAGTATTCAGTAGCCGGTAGTCGGAAATACTATCGTCTAACGGTCTAACTACAGGCTACTGGCTACTAACAGGTCATACATTGAATCGGAAGTGCATGATGTCCCCGTCGGCGACAGTGTAATCTCGGCCTTCGGAGCGTAGCAAGCCTGCATCTCTCATCGCAGCTTCGGTCTTTAGGCGAACAAAGTCGTCGTATTTCATCACTTCTGCGCGGATGAAGCCTTTTTCGAAATCGGTATGGATGACACCGGCGGCTTCGGGCGCCTTTGCACCCTTGCGTACCGTCCAGGCGCGGACTTCCTGTTTGCCAACAGTGAAGTACGTCTGCAGACCAAGTAGATCGTACGCCGAGCGCACGATCACGTTCAAGCCAGGCTCCTTCATTCCAAGTTCTTCGAGGAAGGCCTGACGCTCGTCGGGCGGAAGTTCTGCAAGCTCACACTCGATCTTCGCGCAGATCGGGACAATGTTAGCGCCTTCGGCGTTGGCGATCTCACGGACGGTATCGATATATGCATTTCCGTTCGCGAGCCCTGCCTCATCGGTATTGGCAATGTACATGATCGGTTTGCGTGTGATCAGGTGCATATCGCGCATCCACATCGCCTCGTCGTCGTTCTCGATCGGGAAGGTACGAGCCAGTTTACTCGATTCGAGCGACTTCTTGACTCGCTCGTAAAAATCTGTCTCTGCCTTTGCTTTGGGGTCGCCTGTCTTGGCCTTGCGAGCCGCGCCGTCGAGTTTCTTCTCAACCGTTTCGAGGTCTTTGAAGATCAATTCTGCGTCGATGATCTCGATGTCGCGCTTCGGGTTGACCGAGCCATCGACATGGATAATGTTAGAATCGTCGAAGCACCGGACGACGTGCAGGATTGCATCGACATCGCGAATATGCGAGAGGAATTGGTTGCCCAGGCCTTCACCCTGCGCCGCGCCTTTGACGAGGCCGGCGATGTCGACGAACTCGATGGTTGCCGGGACTTCCTTGTCCGGCTCGGCGATCTGCGTTAGGACCTTCAGGCGGCCATCCGGGACCGCCACGACGCCCGTATTCGGCTCGATCGTGCAGAACGGGTAATTCGCCGCCGCCGCGAGGTTCGTGGATGTGATTGCATTAAACAGGGTCGATTTCCCGACGTTCGGCAAGCCGACGATACCACACTGTAAGCCCATGAGTTCTTTTCTGGAAAATTGTGCCCTTAGAAGGGCTGGGGGTCTGGTTTCGTTCCGAGACTTCCGATTCGTGGCTGTCGGTAGAATCATGGCAGCCTTTGCGATTTCGGGCCCATTCCGGGCACTGATCGTAGGGAACTATGCCCTATCGACATCTGTAGGAAGACTATTCATGCGCCACCATTCATCTACATCACTATGAAAAGGTACTCTATCACTCTCTGTAGTTTACTGGTCCTATGGACGACATCGTATGGACAGACGTACAAGAAGATTGCTTCCTTGCCTGGTGCCGCAAATTATGGCTACGTTTCATTCTCGATCGGTGACAGACTGTATTGTGGTGGCGGATTTGTAAAGACTTTCTTCCAGTACGATCAGCATTTAAATGTTTGGATAAGAAAAGCGGATATTCCCGGGGTCGACACAGCCCGGACGTTTGGCATTGGGTTCTCTATCGGCAGCAAAGGCTACGTAGGCCTGGGTACAGACGGAGATCAAACCTTAGTCTTTAAGAAGGATCTTTGGGAATATGATCCAGCTACCGACAGTTGGACTCAGAAGGCCGATTTCCCACACGGTGCCTTTGCTGGTTCGGGTGTTTTTGTCGTAAATGGCAAGGCTTATGTCGGTGGCGGAGGGGATAAGAACTTTAACTATTCAGAATTCTACCAGTACGATCCTGTTGCTGACGATTGGTCACCGAAGCGCGATCTTCCTGTAGACGCGCGTGGATACCCAGCCATGTTCAGTATTGGCAAATATGGCTACCTGATGGGCGGAGAAGGAAAGACCGAATTAAGTGACTTCTATCAATACGATCCGAGTTTTGACCAGTGGACGGCGTTACCGGATTTCCCAGGTGCAGCACGATCACAAGCGGCAGCCTTCGCAATTGGTGGCCGAGGATATGTTGGTTTGGGGCAAAGTAACTACACGGCCGTATACAAAGACATGTACACCTATGACACGGCAAAGAGCAGTTGGCAGAAGTTGTCAGACTTGCCTGGGCCGGGCAGGGCTGCCCCTAGCGTGTCGGTGCTTGGAGATACGGCATACATGGGAAGCGGGTTCAACTACAGCAGTGGACTACTTGCCGATTGGTATTCTTTCGTAGCTCCCGACGCCGCCGTTTCAAACTCTCAGACGACTTCTGCTACCGTCATGTCTTACCCACAGCCAGTCTTTGACAGGCTATCCTTCGCACACCTTGAAGCCAATACGTTCTATAAAGTCGAGGT
It contains:
- a CDS encoding bifunctional (p)ppGpp synthetase/guanosine-3',5'-bis(diphosphate) 3'-pyrophosphohydrolase encodes the protein MHLEEFKYNQTYLKRSEMEMLLLERGFAATDVNLAVGAYDMAESVHEGQKRHDGTPYFWHPSRVAKIVILELEIKDIQVICAALLHDVLEDSLVITGDVIKYNFGEYCSQLVQLLTKDIKAEGMMREMLEKEYVDRIKAASVDAKILKLCDRLDSFRCLAFNVKKNPIKYIIETTKFYFPLGQGSGDARLEYLIKELQAARNKFLG
- a CDS encoding transposase gives rise to the protein MPNHIHGLIHIDTWDGTESPEDSRGHGSRSASLSSIVGSLKSAASKIYRQAQRSGSDEIVWQRGFYERIVRDEQELLAARRYIEENPQRWRDDPMYATEQQC
- a CDS encoding T9SS type A sorting domain-containing protein, whose product is MKRYSITLCSLLVLWTTSYGQTYKKIASLPGAANYGYVSFSIGDRLYCGGGFVKTFFQYDQHLNVWIRKADIPGVDTARTFGIGFSIGSKGYVGLGTDGDQTLVFKKDLWEYDPATDSWTQKADFPHGAFAGSGVFVVNGKAYVGGGGDKNFNYSEFYQYDPVADDWSPKRDLPVDARGYPAMFSIGKYGYLMGGEGKTELSDFYQYDPSFDQWTALPDFPGAARSQAAAFAIGGRGYVGLGQSNYTAVYKDMYTYDTAKSSWQKLSDLPGPGRAAPSVSVLGDTAYMGSGFNYSSGLLADWYSFVAPDAAVSNSQTTSATVMSYPQPVFDRLSFAHLEANTFYKVEVIDMLGRSLLQTSVHTTAAGDPSLNVSGLRPGLYRVVLSTESSSVAVSVLKQ
- the ychF gene encoding redox-regulated ATPase YchF encodes the protein MGLQCGIVGLPNVGKSTLFNAITSTNLAAAANYPFCTIEPNTGVVAVPDGRLKVLTQIAEPDKEVPATIEFVDIAGLVKGAAQGEGLGNQFLSHIRDVDAILHVVRCFDDSNIIHVDGSVNPKRDIEIIDAELIFKDLETVEKKLDGAARKAKTGDPKAKAETDFYERVKKSLESSKLARTFPIENDDEAMWMRDMHLITRKPIMYIANTDEAGLANGNAYIDTVREIANAEGANIVPICAKIECELAELPPDERQAFLEELGMKEPGLNVIVRSAYDLLGLQTYFTVGKQEVRAWTVRKGAKAPEAAGVIHTDFEKGFIRAEVMKYDDFVRLKTEAAMRDAGLLRSEGRDYTVADGDIMHFRFNV